The genome window CGCTTTTCCACCGGGCTGGTGGGTGGGCACGATCCGCGCGGCGAGGAGGCCGCCGATCACGCGCTGCGTCCGGACACCTCGGTGCACCCGGTGCATCGCTCCAAGCGGCTGGCGGAGGAAAAGCAGCGACGGCGCGCCCACCTGCGGGTGGTGCGTGATGACGAAGTGCCGGAGTAAATAGGGACTGAACGTATCGGAGGTATCGGCGCGCGGCGTGATGGCCGGCGCGGTGCGCGGCGCGGCGCCGGGGCAGGGGGCTCGGGAGGGGATGCCGCTACACTTGAGGCGGTATGGCAATGCGCACCGCTGCGCTAAGCAGGGCCTGGGCGAGGGCCCGGCCGGGCGGGTGCGCCAGATAAACCAGGGAAAACACCAATAACTTCCAGGAGGAATCCCCTTATTATGCGCACCCGTGAATCCGTGACCGCTGTGATTAAGGCCTATGACATTCGAGGCGTGGTGGGGAGCGATATTGACGCGGAGTTCGTCCGCGATGCCGGTGCGGCCTTTGCCCACCTGCTGCGCGAGGAGGGGGAGACCACCCTGGCAGTGGGGCACGATATGCGCCCCTCCTCCCCGGAATTGGCGCGGGCCTTTGCGGAGGGGGCCACCAGCCAGGGCCTCAACGTGGTGCTGCTGGGCCTGACCTCCACCGACGAACTCTACTTCGCCTCCGGCTCCCAGGAATGCGCGGGCGCGATGTTTACCGCCAGCCACAATCCGGCGGAATATAACGGAATCAAGCTGTGCCGCCGGGGCGCGCGCCCCGTGGGGCAGGATACCGGCCTGGCCGAGATCACCGAGGCTCTGGTAAACGGCGTGCCGGAGTACGCGGGGGAGCGCGGCACCGTCTCCGAGCGCGACGTGCTGGGGGAGTACGGGGCCTACCTGCGTTCCCTGGTGGATCTGAGCCAGATCAAGCCGCTGGTGGTGGCGGTGGACGCCGCAAATGGCATGGGTGGGCTGACGGTTCCGGCGGTGTTTGAGGGCCTGCCCCTGGATATTCGCCCCCTGTACTTTGAGCTGGACGGCACCTTCCCCAATCATGAGGCTAACCCCCTGGAGCCGAAGAACCTGGTGGACTTGCAGCGCTTTGTGGTGGAGCAGAAGGCGGACATCGGCCTGGCCTTTGATGGGGATGCGGATCGGTGCTTTGTGGTCGATGAGCAGGGCAATCCCGTCTCCCCCTCCGCGATCTGCGCGCTAGTGGCCCAGCGCTACCTGGGCGAGAACCAGGGAGCCACGATCATTCACAATCTGATCACCTCGCGCACCGTGCCGGAGGTCATCGAGGAAAATGGTGGCACCGCCGTGCGCACCCGCGTGGGGCACTCCTTCATCAAGGCGTCGATGGCGGAGCACGGGGCGGTATTCGGCGGCGAGCACTCCGCGCACTACTACTTCACGGAGTTCTTCAACGCGGACTCGGGTATCCTGGCGGCCATGCACGTCCTGGTGGCCCTGGGCGCGCAGGAGGCGGGACAGCCACTTTCCGAGTTGATGGCCCAGTACAGCCGCTACGCCGCTTCCGGGGAGATCAATTCCACGGTGGCCGATCAGCAGGCCGCCACGCAGGCCGTGGTGGAGGCGTTCAAGGACCGCACCGAGTCCATCGACACCCTCGACGGCGTGACCATTCAGCTTTCCGGCACCCCCGCCTGGTTCAACGTGCGCGCCTCGAATACCGAGCCGCTGCTGCGCCTCAACCTTGAGGCCCCCACCCAGGCAGAGGTGGATACCCTCGTGGCGGAGATTCTGGACATCATTCGGGCCTAAGCGCGCTATCTTGGAGGGCATGACCACGCCGTCCGCCGAGACCATGCGCTTTACCAGGGTGGCCTACGAGGGTGCCCAGGTGCGCACCGCCGCCCAACTCGTCAGCGTTCCCGATCTCCTCGGCGCGCGGCCCCGCAGCGTGGTGGTGCTGGCTACCGACACCATCGCCCAAGCCAGCGCCCGGCTCCTCGTGGCGCTCAGGGAACCCCTGCGCGTGCCGGTGGTGATCGTCCACGAACTCCCCGGTTACCTGGGCGCGCTGGATACCCTCGTGGTGGTGGGCAGCCGTCCCGAGGACGAGCGGGCCGCCCGCGCCATGTCCGTGGCCACCCAGCGCGGGGCCACGGTGATCTACGCCGGGCCCGCCGAGGGGCCGCTGCGCACGGAAGCACCCGAGCGCGCGGTGCTTCTCGACGCCCCGCAGGCCGCCCCCGCGCTCTCCCCGGCGCGCACCATCGCCGCGCTCTCTGCCGTCCTGGATCTCACCGAGGACGATCCCCGCCTGGTGGCCTCCCGGATGGAGCACCTGGCGGACACGATGGATGAGGAGATCGCCCGCGTCCACCCGGATCGGGACGAATCCGTGAACCCGGCGCGCAACCTCCGCTCCTGGGTAGAGGGGGCGCGGGTCATGCATACCGGCTATGGCGCGGTGCCCCTGGCCTTAGCCGAGGTGGTGGCGCGCTCGTGGAGCGCCTATGAGATTCCCGGCGGGGTGGCCGAGCCGCAGGACGTGGCCGGTGCGGTGGCGCAGCGCGATCTGTTCTTTGACCCCCTCCTCGACGGAGAGGGGGAAATGCTACCTTTGAAGGTCGTTGTGTGGGCGGCGGAGGAGGCCCACTTTCCGGGCGGGTTGGCGCAGTCCGCGCCCGCCGTGGCGCACGGCCCCGTTGCGGAGGCGCTGTGCCTGATCGTGCGCGCGCTCGCGGCCACGGTGCCGCTGGGCGCGGCGTAGACCAAGCAAATTGATGGAGGAGAAAACCGCATGGACAAGCTCAACGGGGTGATTCGCGCCTATCCCTGGGGATCGCGCACCCTGATCCCCGGCCTGCGCGGTGAGCCAGTGCCCTCCACGAACCCCCAGGCGGAACTCTGGTACGGGGCGCACCCGGCTTCCCCCTCCACGCTGGTTGCCACCCAGGAGGCCCTCGACGCCGCCATCGCGGCCGACCCGGAATCTCACCTGGGCCCCCGGGTGCGCGGGGCATTCGGGGATCGGCTGCCCTTCCTGCTCAAACTACTGGCGGCCGCAGAACCTCTCTCCCTTCAGGCTCACCCCTCCAAGGAGCAGGCGGAGGAGGGCTTTGCCCGGGAAAACGCCGAGGGCATCGCCCTGGAGGCGGCAAACCGCAACTACAAGGACGATAATCACAAGCCGGAACTCATCGTGGCGCTCACAGAGTTCACCGCGATGGCGGGGTTCCGGCCGCTGGCGCGCACCCTGGAACTCTTCGCGGTCCTGGATTGCCCGGAGGTGGAGCGCTACCTCACCATGCTCGATCCCCAGGGCGATGAGGCGGTGAATCTGCGCGCGCTTTTCACCACGTGGATCACCATTCCCCATGCGGTGCGCACGGCGTTGATCCAGGCGATCGTGGAGCGCGCCCGGGCTGTGGCGGGGCGCGGGGATTGGATTGGCGATGTGCTGGCCACCGTCCTGGACTTGCAGGAGCGCTATCCCGGCGATATTGGCGTGCTGGGGGCCCTGCTGCTCAATCACATCCACCTGGAACCCGGCCAGGCGATTTACCTGGACGCGGGCCAGTTGCACGCCTACGTCAAGGGCATGGGCGTAGAGATCATGGCGAACTCCGATAACGTGCTGCGCGGCGGGCTGACTTCCAAGTACGTGGACGTGCCGGAATTGGTGCGGCTGCTTACCTTTGATTCCCTGGCCGAGCCCACCGTGGAGTGCGATTCCCAGGGGTATTATGCGGTGCCCTGCGCGGAGTTTCACCTCAGCCGCCACCGGATCGAGCCGGGTGACTCGGGCATGGTGGTGGAGCACGATGGTCCCTCCATCGTGATGTGCACGGGGGGGCAGGTGCGAGTGGGGGAGCAGACCATCGCGGCCGGGGAGGCCGCGTGGATTCCGGCCTGCGAGCCTGCCGTGTGGTGCAGCGTGGAGGGTGGCGCGGCCGAGGTGTTCTGGGCGCGCGTGTAAGTTTCTTAGGAACCCGGCGTGCTGGTGGGGGTGGCCTGGGCGGTCCGGGCGGGGGCCTCGGCAGCGGGCTCGGCTGGCTGCTCGGCCGTGGGGTGCGGTTCCGCGCTGGCCTGATCCTGGTTGGTCTTTTCCTGGGCGTTCTTTTCCCAGGTGGCCTGATCCGCGTCCCCGCGATCGGCATCCCCGTGATCCGCGCGGCGGGGTGCCATGTCCTCGCTCGGTTCCGCGTCCTCCGCACCGGCGGGGTCCACGGGCTCCTGGGTGGCGGGAGCGGCGGTATCCTCCGGCTCGGCCGAGCCCTCTGGTTCCTCCGTCCGGGTTTCCTCATCGAGGGGGAGGAGGGAGGCCCCGGGAAGCTGGGAGAGTTCCTCCTGGGCGTGCTCTAGAGCCTCGGAGATTTCAGGGATGACCGGGAGGTTATTGCGCCGTCCGTCCTCGGTGGGGTTCGCGGTGCCGTCCTGTGCGGCGGAGGCGGTATCGGTGGGGCTTGGGGAGGCCGGGGCCACCGCCTCGGCGCCCGCGCGGGGATTATTCACCGGGGTACTTGCGGTGGGCACGGCGTCGGTGCCTCCCCGCGCGCCCTGGGCCAAGAGGGTATCGGCGGCCTGATCGGTGTTCTCGGCGCGCTGCGCGGAGACGCTATCGGGGCGGTAGATCTTTGTGGGCTCCGCGCGCAGCACCGTGGGGGATTCCGCCAGCGCCTCCTCGGGTTGGCGCTGGTGCCCTCCGCGACGCTGCGCGGCGGCGAGCGTTGCCGGGGCGTCGTCCGCGTCGGCGTTCCCCTCGGTGTCCTCGTGTTCCTCGCGGGTTTTCTCCGAGGAGGTGGGGGTGAGGGAGGTGGCATCGGCGGCGGCCGAGTGCCGGGGCTGCGCCTGGGGGGCGGGGCCGGAGGGAATGGAGACGCGCCACACGAGGAAGCCGATGGCCGCCGCGGCGAGTATGCCCACGGCGATGAAAGCCATCACCTTGCGTGTATCCTTGCTCACCTTGCGTGCGCCTCTTCCCGCGGTGTCGGTATGGGGGTAATCTTCGGACGTGGATATGGCGGGTGCGCTACCGCCCCGCCGGGTATAGGTATAACCTCAACCTCGTAATGTCACAACCTGGTAACGAACTTATCAGAACTAGGTATGAAAGCAAGGGCATATTATTCCCTCGCGGGTGGTCAGGGGGTACGGCGCGGTATCCCGGCACCGGGCGCGCGGGGAACACAGCCCGGTAACGGAAAGGCGGCACGATCGTGGGCGCATGGGACATCGCTATTTTTGCGCAGCAGGAAAACGAGGACTTCCTGGAGGAACTGGGAAACCTGGAGGGGCAGGAGGTGGTGGAGGCCATTCGTGATGCCTGCGTGCTGGCGCAGGGGGAGGGTGTGGTGAGCGAGGAGGAGCGCCTCAACGGCCTGGCTGCCGCCACGGTGGCGGCGATCTGGGCGGGTGCGCCGTTTTCTGCGGGGGACGTGGCGGACGCGCACCCCTTCCTGCGCGATCTCATCGGTTCCGGGGACGAGGAACTGCGCGAGGCGGCCGCGGACCTGCTGGAAAACGCGGACGTGGAGGAGGATCTAGAGGTGTACGTGGAGGCGTTATCCTAGCGTTCCCGCGCTAAGGTGGTGTCCGTGGGGCAGCGCTCTGCGGGCCTGCCTTAATCGACGTTCCCATGAACCCAAGGAGAAGCCTCCCGTGAGCACCCCTTTGACCCATAAGGTGGCGGACCTCAGCCTGGCGGAGGCCGGCCGCCACCAGATTCGCCTGGCCGAGCACGAGATGCCGGGCCTGATGGCCCTGCGCCGCGAGTACGCCGAGGAGCAGCCCCTGCGCGGCGCGCGCATCGCCGGTTCCATTCACATGACCGTGCAGACGGCGGTGCTCATCGAGACGCTCACGGCCCTGGGCGCGCAGGTGCGCTGGTCCTCCTGCAACATCTTCTCCACTGACGACGCCGCCGCAGCCGCCGTGGTCGTGGGCACCGGCACTCCGGAGGACCCTCAGGGCCCGGCGGTATTCGCCTGGAAGGGCGAGACGCTGGAGGAATACTGGTGGTGCCTGGATCAGATCTTCGACTGGGGTGAGGGCCAGGCCCCGAACATGATCCTGGACGATGGCGGCGACGCCACGATGGCCGTGATCAAGGGCAGCGAGTACGAGCGCGCGGGCGCGGTGCCGGAGGACCTCCCCGGTGACTCGGACGAGGAGATTGCCTTCCGTGCCATGCTGCGCCGGGTGCTGGCCCAGGACGCACGCAAGTGGAGCCGCACGGCGGAGACCGTGCGCGGCGTCACCGAGGAGACCACCACCGGGGTGCACCGCCTCTATCACTTTGCCCAGCAGGGTTCCTTGCCGTTCCCGGCGATGAACGTGAACGACGCCGTAACCAAGTCGAAGTTCGACAATAAATACGGCACCCGGCACAGCCTGATCGACGGCCTCAACCGCGCCACGGACATGCTCATGGGCGGAAAGAACGTGCTCATCTGCGGCTACGGGGACGTGGGAAAGGGCTGCGCGGAGGCGATGAAGGGCCAGGGCGCGCGGGTGAAGGTCACGGAGGTGGACCCGATCAACGCGCTCCAGGCCCTCATGGAGGGCTTCCCCGTGGTTACGGTGGAGGAGGCCATCGCGGAGGCGGACATCGTGATTACCGCCACCGGCAACCTGGGCATTATCACCTTCGAGCACATGCTGGAGATGAAGGATCACGCGGTGCTGGGCAACATCGGGCACTTTGACAATGAGATTGACATGGCCTCCCTCCTGCACCGGGAGGACGTGACCCGGCAAAACATCAAGCCGCAGGTGGACGAGTTCACTCTGCCCAATGGGCGTTCCATCATCGTGCTCTCGGAGGGGCGCCTGCTCAACCTGGGCAACGCCACCGGGCACCCCAGCTTTGTGATGTCCAACTCCTTTGCGGATCAGACCATCGCCCAGATCGAGCTATTCCAGAACGCGGAGAACTATCAGAAGCAGGTGTATCGCCTGCCCAAGATCCTGGACGAGAAGGTGGCCCGGATTCACGTGGAGGCCCTGGGCGGTGCGCTGACGGAACTGACCAAGGAGCAGGCCGATTACATCGGCGTGGACGTGGCGGGTCCCTTCAAGCCGGAGCACTACCGCTACTGATGATTATCTCCATCGAGGGCATCGACGGCGCGGGGAAGAACACCCTGGTGGGGGCGATCCGCGCGGAACTAGGAGCCGAGGTACTGGCCTTTCCCCGCTATGAGCAGTCCGTGCACGCGCGCCTCGCCCAGCGCGCCCTGCACGGAGAGATGGGTGATCTGGTGGATTCCGTCTACGGCATGGCCACCCTCTTTGCCCTGGATCGGCGCGGCGCGGCGGCGGAGTTACGCCCCTACCAAAGCGGTGGGATCGTGGTACTGGATCGCTACGTCGCCTCCAACGCGGCCTACTCGGCGGCCCGCCTGGCCGCCGATCCGCGGCGCTCGGAGGAGGTGGTGAAGTGGGTGCGGGAACTGGAGTTTGAGCAGTTCGGTCTGCCCGTGCCGGACCTCCAGGTGCTGCTGGATACGCCGCCGGGGGAGGCGTCGGCACGCGCCCAGGCGCGGGAGCAGCGCGACACCTCCCGTACCCGCGACCGCTACGAGCGCGACGGTGGCTTGCAGGAGCGCACCTACGCCGCCTACCGGGAGCTGGCGCGGCGGCAGTGGGCGGGGCCGTGGCTGGTAGCCTCAGAGCCACAAGAGGTAGTCCAAGCAGTGCGCGATCTCGCGGAGGAAAGATAAAAACATGGTGCCCAAGATCCTGGTGGTGGACGATGATCCCGCGATCTCCGAGATGCTCACCCTGGTGCTAGAGGGAGAGGGCTTTGACACCGTGGCGGTGATGGACGGCGTGGAGGCCGTGCCCACCGCCCAGCGCGAGGCACCCGACCTCATTCTGCTGGACCTCATGCTTCCCGGCATGAACGGCGTGGATATCTGCCGGGCGATTCGGCAGGAATCCACCGTGCCGATCGTCATGCTCACCGCCAAGACGGACACGGTGGACGTGGTGCTGGGCCTGGAATCGGGGGCCGATGATTACATCACCAAGCCCTTCAAGCCCAAGGAACTGGTGGCCCGGATCCGCGCCCGCCTGCGCCGCACGGAGAACGAACCCAGCGAGGTCCTGGAGGTGGGTTCCGTGGTGATCGACGTCCCCCGGCACTCCGTGCGCCGCGACGGCGAGGAGGTATCCCTCACCCCCATCGAGTTCGACCTGCTGGTGGAGATGGCCCGCAAGCCCGGCCAGGCCTTTAGCCGCGATGAACTCTTAGAGCGGGTGTGGGGCTACCGACAGTCCGCCGATAGTCGCGTGGTGAACGTGCATGTGCAGCGCCTGCGCTCCAAGATCGAAAAGGATCCGGAGAACCCCACCATCATTCTCACCGTGCGGGGAGTGGGGTATAAGACGGGCTCGGGGGAGTAACGCGGCTTGTTGAGGCAAAAACTCGCGCGGTGGCAGGAATCCATCGCGGAATCCTGGCGCACCTCGCTTCAGGTGCGGGTGATCGGCTCCATGCTGGTGTCCACCTCCGTGGTCATGCTCATCCTGGGCCTGGCGATGATCTCGATTGTCACCCAGCGCCTGGTGGACAGCAAGATCAACACCGCGGACTCGGAGATCGAGCGCGTGCGCCTGGCCGTGGAGCAGCAGATCGCGGCCACCTCGCCCAATAATTCCGTGCAGGTGCGCCTCAACTCCGCGCGCGCCGCGCTGACCAACCGCGCCAGCGCGGAGGCCGATACCTCCCCCTATGAGCCGGTGCTCGTGGTGGCTCACCACGAGGAGGCGCAAGTTTCCGCCCCCCAGGGCTTTGACATTCCCTCCGGGCTGCAAAAGTTCGTCAGCGAGGGGCAGGTGTCCACCCAGTTTCACGAGGTGGGCCGCAGCGACGGCACGCACTATAACGCCCTGATCATCGGCAGCCCCACCAGCTCCGATATTCCCGGCTTGCAGGTGTATCTGGTGCTCTCCATGGAGGACGACGAGGAGACGATGGCCCTGATACGTGGCCTGATCTCCGCGGCCGCCGTGATCGTGGTGGTGCTGCTCATTGGCATCGCCTGGCTGCTGGCCCAGCAGGTGATTACCCCGGTGCGCTCGGCCTCCCGGATCGCGGAGCGCTTGGCTGCGGGCCACCTGCGCGAGCGCATGTCCGTGGAGGGCGAGGACGAGATGGCGCGCCTGGCCATGAGCTTTAACTCCATGGCGGAATCCCTGTCCAAGCAGATTCAGCAACTCAAGGAATACGGCGACCTCCAGCGCCAGTTCACCTCGGACGTCTCCCACGAGTTGCGCACCCCCCTCACCACGGTGCGCATGGCGGCGGACATGATCGCCATGCACGCCGACGAGTTCGATCCCGGCACCCGCCGCGCCACGGAACTGATGATCAGCGAGCTGGATCGCTTCGAGGATCTGCTCACCGACCTGCTGGAAATCTCCCGGCACGACGCCGGCGTGGCGGACCTCAGCGAGTCCCGCCTGGACATCCGCATGTGCGTGAACGAGGCCTGGCAGCAGGTGGAGCACCTGGCCGCGGAGATCGGCGTGGAGGTGAATATCCACACCCCGGAGGAGCCGCTGTATCTCACGGCGGATTCGCGCCGGGTGGAGCGCGTGCTGCGCAACCTGCTGGCCAATGCCATCGACCACTCGGAGGGGAACCCGGTGGAGGTGCGCCTGGCGGGCAACGAGGAGGCCGTGGCGGTGACGGTGACCGATCACGGCGTGGGCCTGCGCGAGGGCCAGGAGGAATTGGTGTTCAACCGCTTCTGGCGGGCCGACCCCTCCCGCAAGCGCCACTCCGGGGGCACCGGCCTGGGGCTGGCCATTGCCCAGGAGGACATCGTCTTGCACGGCGGGATTCTCGACGCCGCCGGAACCGAGGGCGTGGGCTCCCAGTTCCGCGTGGTGCTGCCGCGTAGCCCGAAGGCGAAGGTGGACAACAGCCCCTTGGAATTGGAGGCACCGCAGGCATGATTTCCCGGAAGAACCCCCAGGCCGTGCTCGGCCCGCACACCCGTCAGTCCGGCCAGCCTTGGCAGAACCCGCAGGTTCCGCGAGGTCGTCGCAAAGCATGGCGCACCGGAGTGGCCATCGTGTGCTGCGCGAGCCTGCTGGGTGCGTGCAGCACCTTGCCGCGTAACTCCGAGCCCCGAGCCCTGCGCGCCTTTAGTTCCGCACCGCAGGAGCCGGAGCAGACCGTGGTGCCGGAGCATGACGCCGACCCCGGCGTGCTGCTGCGCGATTTCTTCCAGGCCTCGGCCAATCCCTCGCAGAACTATCAGTCCGCGCGCGCCTTCCTCTCCTCCGATGTGGCCCCCTCCTGGCCCAAGCAGCAGAGCATCCGCGTGATCGAGGGCATGGAGACCAGCACGGAGCCGGGTTCCACCGATTCCAAGCACACCCTGCGCATCAGGGCCAACGTGATCGGGGAGATGGACTCGGAGGGTTCCTTTGTGCCGCTCAACGAGCGCATGGAAACCTCCGTGGTGTTCGAGCGCAACGAGGACGATCAGTGGCGCATGACCACCCTGCCCGGCGTGGTGATCATCGAGCGCACGGATCTGCGCAACCACTACGAGCCGCGCACCCTGTACTTCCCGAGCAAGAACGGCAAGAATCTGGTGGGTGATCGCCGCTGGGTGTATCGCGGCCAGGAGGATATGCGCGATACCCTGCTGGGCATGCTGCTCCACGGGCCCAGCGAGACGATCCGCCCCGCTGTGCGCAGCGATATTCCGCAGAATGCCTCCCTTTCCGTGAGCACCAGCGGCATGCTGCGCTTTGCCGGAATGAGTGGCCTGGATAGGGAACAGCGCATTGCCTTTGCCGCGCAGGTGGTGTGGACGCTGGCCGGGGCCAACATTGGCGGGCCTTATTCCATCGAGGTCGATGGCGCCCCCGTGGAGGAGGGCCTGGAGGAGATCACCACTGATGACGTGGCGGATTATAACCCCGAGGTGGGCTCGACCACCGTCACCCCGCTGTACGCCATATCCGAGGACGGCGCGCTGGTGACCGTCTCCGCGAACATGGCCGAGCCGGTGCCGGGCCCCCTGGGCTCTGCGGGTTCGATGGAGCAGGCGGACATCACCGCGGACGGCCACATTGCGCTCACCCGCGAATCCGGGGAGCACACCCGGCTGTACCTGGGCAAGATCGACGGGGGAGTGGAGGAGGCCTTAGAGGCGGGGACCGTCACCCGGCCCTCCTTCGAGCAGGGCACCTCGGCGGCTTGGTCGGTCATCGACGGCTCCGAGGTGGTGCGCGTGGTGCGCTCGTCGAGCACGGGAGAGTTGGTGCACACCACCGTGAATACCTCGGCGCTTTCCGCATTGCGGCGGGAGGAATCGGCCAATACGGACTCCGAGGCCGGAAGCGCGAGCGCAGGGGCCAGCGAGGCGGCGGCCACCAGTACCCACAACACCCCGGAACCGCCCCGGGCGCCCATGACGGAACTGCGCCTTTCCCCCTCCGGGGCTCGCGCCGCCATGATTATTGATTCCCGCGTGTACGTGGGCATCGTGGACAAGGGCGAGGCGGGTGGTCGGGCCATCGTGAACCCGATGGAGGTTTCCCCGCAGTTGGCGGGCCGGGTGACCGCCGTGGATTGGGGCACCGATGGTTCCCTGTTGGTGGGCACCAACGAGGCCGGAAGCCCGCTCTTTAGGGTGGAACAGGATGGCTCGGAGACGGCCGCCATCGCCTCCTCCACGATCTCGGCCCCGGTGATCGCCGTGGCGGACTCCGGGGACAAGCTCTACCTCACGGACTCCCTGGCCATGCGCATGATGCCGGACGCCCCCTCGGGCGAGGAGGGCTACTGGCGCGAGGTACCCGGCCTGCAAGGCACCCGCGCCACCCCCATCGTGGTGCACTAGCGGTGGAACTGCTGCTGCCCCGGCGCTGCGCGGGGTGCGGGGTGGCCGGGGAGGTGCTGTGCCCCCGGTGTCGGCTGGTGTGGGCGCAGCCGCCGCAGCGCGTCACCGCCTCCTTGGACCCGCTGGTGCCGGTGTGGTCAATGGGCGTTTATGGCGGCCCGCGCCAGCGCACGATCGTCAGCCTCAAGGAACGCGGCAACCGGGCGGTGGCCGGTCACATCGGCGCGGCCCTGGCGGCGGGCCTCGAATATCTGCGGGCGCGGGGCGAATTGCCCGAGGAGGCCGTGGCGCTGCCCGCCCCCACCCGCGCGCGCTCGGCGCGGCTGCGCGGCGGGGATCACGTCACCGCCTGCTGCCGGGCCGCCGGTATCCCGGTGGCGGCGGGCAGGCTGCGTTACCGGGGCGGGGTGCACGATTCCGTGGGGCTCAGCGCCCAGGAGCGGCGCCGCAACGTGGCCGGGGCGGTGCGGATTGGCGGGGTGCTGCCGCCCCGGGTGGTGCTTATCGACGACGTCCTGACCACCGGCGCGACCATCGGCGCGGCGGCCGCACTGCTGCTGGCCCAGGGGATCGAGGTGGATGGGGCCGTGGTGTGGGCGCATGCTTAGGCGATGGATGATTCTTGGATTGATTCTTGGACGCTGTGTGCCGGAGAGTAACCGCAACGTAAACATCGGGTAAACAAAGTCCCTCCGGCAGGTGCTGGATCCGCGTATCATGGGCGGCGGACGCATGATGTCCACCGCCTATGTCTAGGGAGGTAAGAAGATGTCCACTGATGTCAATGGCCACGAGTCCTTGAGCCCGGAGGCGCAAGTTTCCATCACCGGGCGCAACGTGGAGGTTCCCGAGCACTTTGCCGAGCGCGTGAACGCCAAGCTCGCCAAGATCGAAAAGCTCGATCCCACGCTCACCTCGTTCCACGTGGAATTGCAGCACGAGCCCAATCCGCGCCGCGAGGCCCAGAGCGATCGTATTCAGATCACCGCCTCGGGAAAGGGGCACATCGCCCGCGCGGAGGCCAAGGAAGATAGCTTCTACGCTGCCTTAGAGACGGCCCTTGCCCGCATGCAGCGCTCCCTGCGCAAGGTTAAGGCGCGTCGCTCGATCTCCCGCTCCGGGCACCGCGCGCCCAAGGGAGTGGGCGAGGTGGCCGCCGATCTGGTGGCCCAGGCCGATAAGGCCAAGCAGGAACAGGGCCGCTTTGACGTGGACCCGTATGCGGATTCCGTGGAGGACGTGCTGCCGGGCCAGGTGGTGCGCACCAAGGAGCACCCGGCCACGCCGATGTCGGTGGATGATGCCCTCTCGGAGAT of Corynebacterium sp. 21KM1197 contains these proteins:
- a CDS encoding phosphomannomutase/phosphoglucomutase, whose amino-acid sequence is MRTRESVTAVIKAYDIRGVVGSDIDAEFVRDAGAAFAHLLREEGETTLAVGHDMRPSSPELARAFAEGATSQGLNVVLLGLTSTDELYFASGSQECAGAMFTASHNPAEYNGIKLCRRGARPVGQDTGLAEITEALVNGVPEYAGERGTVSERDVLGEYGAYLRSLVDLSQIKPLVVAVDAANGMGGLTVPAVFEGLPLDIRPLYFELDGTFPNHEANPLEPKNLVDLQRFVVEQKADIGLAFDGDADRCFVVDEQGNPVSPSAICALVAQRYLGENQGATIIHNLITSRTVPEVIEENGGTAVRTRVGHSFIKASMAEHGAVFGGEHSAHYYFTEFFNADSGILAAMHVLVALGAQEAGQPLSELMAQYSRYAASGEINSTVADQQAATQAVVEAFKDRTESIDTLDGVTIQLSGTPAWFNVRASNTEPLLRLNLEAPTQAEVDTLVAEILDIIRA
- the manA gene encoding mannose-6-phosphate isomerase, class I, which translates into the protein MDKLNGVIRAYPWGSRTLIPGLRGEPVPSTNPQAELWYGAHPASPSTLVATQEALDAAIAADPESHLGPRVRGAFGDRLPFLLKLLAAAEPLSLQAHPSKEQAEEGFARENAEGIALEAANRNYKDDNHKPELIVALTEFTAMAGFRPLARTLELFAVLDCPEVERYLTMLDPQGDEAVNLRALFTTWITIPHAVRTALIQAIVERARAVAGRGDWIGDVLATVLDLQERYPGDIGVLGALLLNHIHLEPGQAIYLDAGQLHAYVKGMGVEIMANSDNVLRGGLTSKYVDVPELVRLLTFDSLAEPTVECDSQGYYAVPCAEFHLSRHRIEPGDSGMVVEHDGPSIVMCTGGQVRVGEQTIAAGEAAWIPACEPAVWCSVEGGAAEVFWARV
- a CDS encoding DUF4259 domain-containing protein; the encoded protein is MGAWDIAIFAQQENEDFLEELGNLEGQEVVEAIRDACVLAQGEGVVSEEERLNGLAAATVAAIWAGAPFSAGDVADAHPFLRDLIGSGDEELREAAADLLENADVEEDLEVYVEALS
- the ahcY gene encoding adenosylhomocysteinase; the protein is MSTPLTHKVADLSLAEAGRHQIRLAEHEMPGLMALRREYAEEQPLRGARIAGSIHMTVQTAVLIETLTALGAQVRWSSCNIFSTDDAAAAAVVVGTGTPEDPQGPAVFAWKGETLEEYWWCLDQIFDWGEGQAPNMILDDGGDATMAVIKGSEYERAGAVPEDLPGDSDEEIAFRAMLRRVLAQDARKWSRTAETVRGVTEETTTGVHRLYHFAQQGSLPFPAMNVNDAVTKSKFDNKYGTRHSLIDGLNRATDMLMGGKNVLICGYGDVGKGCAEAMKGQGARVKVTEVDPINALQALMEGFPVVTVEEAIAEADIVITATGNLGIITFEHMLEMKDHAVLGNIGHFDNEIDMASLLHREDVTRQNIKPQVDEFTLPNGRSIIVLSEGRLLNLGNATGHPSFVMSNSFADQTIAQIELFQNAENYQKQVYRLPKILDEKVARIHVEALGGALTELTKEQADYIGVDVAGPFKPEHYRY
- a CDS encoding dTMP kinase, coding for MIISIEGIDGAGKNTLVGAIRAELGAEVLAFPRYEQSVHARLAQRALHGEMGDLVDSVYGMATLFALDRRGAAAELRPYQSGGIVVLDRYVASNAAYSAARLAADPRRSEEVVKWVRELEFEQFGLPVPDLQVLLDTPPGEASARAQAREQRDTSRTRDRYERDGGLQERTYAAYRELARRQWAGPWLVASEPQEVVQAVRDLAEER
- the mtrA gene encoding MtrAB system response regulator MtrA; translation: MVPKILVVDDDPAISEMLTLVLEGEGFDTVAVMDGVEAVPTAQREAPDLILLDLMLPGMNGVDICRAIRQESTVPIVMLTAKTDTVDVVLGLESGADDYITKPFKPKELVARIRARLRRTENEPSEVLEVGSVVIDVPRHSVRRDGEEVSLTPIEFDLLVEMARKPGQAFSRDELLERVWGYRQSADSRVVNVHVQRLRSKIEKDPENPTIILTVRGVGYKTGSGE
- the mtrB gene encoding MtrAB system histidine kinase MtrB, giving the protein MRQKLARWQESIAESWRTSLQVRVIGSMLVSTSVVMLILGLAMISIVTQRLVDSKINTADSEIERVRLAVEQQIAATSPNNSVQVRLNSARAALTNRASAEADTSPYEPVLVVAHHEEAQVSAPQGFDIPSGLQKFVSEGQVSTQFHEVGRSDGTHYNALIIGSPTSSDIPGLQVYLVLSMEDDEETMALIRGLISAAAVIVVVLLIGIAWLLAQQVITPVRSASRIAERLAAGHLRERMSVEGEDEMARLAMSFNSMAESLSKQIQQLKEYGDLQRQFTSDVSHELRTPLTTVRMAADMIAMHADEFDPGTRRATELMISELDRFEDLLTDLLEISRHDAGVADLSESRLDIRMCVNEAWQQVEHLAAEIGVEVNIHTPEEPLYLTADSRRVERVLRNLLANAIDHSEGNPVEVRLAGNEEAVAVTVTDHGVGLREGQEELVFNRFWRADPSRKRHSGGTGLGLAIAQEDIVLHGGILDAAGTEGVGSQFRVVLPRSPKAKVDNSPLELEAPQA